cacttttaatataatatagataaagTGGATTAATCTTTTACCAACAGTTAAATATAGCGACAATGTAATAAAACTTTAAATTACTTGATTACTTAAATGTTCTTATATTGTAATCCAATAAGAATCGAATCCTTCAGATCTACGGGATAACGATCCTAATCTGTTGCTTATTTATTGAATTGTTTGACAACCCtgagatgatgtccaagttaacaataaaaaaatagAATCGTTTCATCATAAGCTAAATACATGAAATCACTTCACTATATTGGCATTTGGAGATGGCAAATGAAGAACAAAGCGTAGCAAAATAAGAAACAAACAATACATAAAAGGAAAAGAGAGGAGTGACATGGCTAGCATGGCTGAGAAATGGGAGGAGCTTAGTGGGAAAAACAATTGGGAAGGGTTGTTAAACCCCTTAGATCTTGATCTTCGTAAATATATCATTCAATATGGAGAATTGGCTCAAGCAACTTATGACACTTTCATTACAGAAACAAAGTCAAAAAATGCAGGAGCTAGCAGATACTCGATGGAGAACCTTTTTACTAAGGGTGGGCTTGACCCACTAAAGTATCGTGTAACCAAATTCTTCTATGCTACTGCATCGATCCCACTTCCTGGTGGTATCCTTGTAAGATCATTGTCAAGGGAAGCATGGAGTAAGGAATCAAATTTTATGGGATACATTGCTGTGGCCACTGATGAGGGAAAAGTTGCATTGGGAAGGAGGGATATTGTGATTAACTGGAGAGGAACAATACAAAATTTGGAGTGGGTGAATGATCTTCAATTTTTACTTATCCCAGGACCCAAAGTTTTTGGTGATGAGGGTTTGCTTCAACCTTTGGTGCATCATGGCTTCTATAACATTTATACAACATCAAGTACACGATCGCAGTTTAATCAAACTAGTGCAAGGGACCAGGTACATGTTATAATACTTCCATGCATGCTTTTACAAGAGTATGATCCTTTAATTACTTCTCAAGTAATATTTCGTTTTCAATATATAGTTGACTTTTGATGATAAAGTTTTATAATATAACGTTCAAAGTCAGGATGCAAACAGGAATAATTATGTTTTAACTTGTATTAAGGAGACTTTGAAAACAAAAAGGGGGCTGCATGCCTTGATGAAGCTAAAAAGTCTAACAGTTCTTCATTTTAGGTGATTGAAGAAGTGAAACGATTGGTTGAGGAATATAAGCATGAAGAGGTTAGTATAACAGTGACTGGTCATAGCTTAGGTGCATCACTTGCAACTCTAAATGCAGTTGACATAGCTTATAATGGTATCAACAAGTCAAGCAATGGCAAGGAGTTTCTTGTAACAGCTTTTCCATTTGCAAGTCCTAAAGTTGGGGATCTCAATTTTCAAAAGGCATTTTCAAAACTGAAAAGTCTTTGTGTTTTGAGAATTCATAACTTATTGGATATTGTTCCGAAATACCCACCCATTGGCTATTTTGACGTTGGGGAGGAACTATTAATTGACACCACAAAATCTCCCTATGTGAAGCCTCCTGGAGAACCTGTGAGCTGGCATTTGTTGGAACCATATCTGCATGGTGTTGCTGGCACTCAAGGTTTAGGACCATTAGCAAGTTTTAAATTAGAGGTGAATCGCGATATTTCACTAGTCAACAAACAGTGGAATATACTGAAAGATGAATATTGCATTCCTGGGCTTTGGTGGGTCGAGAAGAACAAAGGGATGGTTCAACAAGAAGATGGATCTTGGCTTCTCTTGGATCGCAACGAGTATGACTTTTGAGAGAGCTAGAATGCTAGAGTTCCGAATGCGGTTTTATTTCCTTTCACGTAATGTTTGAATAAAGGTTTTCGTTAGCTTGGGAAAACCAGTCATATATTATATATGTGCATTAGGGTTTAAAATTTGTACACAATCGATGTACAAAATTTTATACACTTACGTTGCACAAAACTCTATGTATTATAGTTCCTCTTTATCACAGAGGATAAACTTGCATGTCGATCTATTGCTTTTACTCAACGCTTAAGATATCTGGCCATTAACTTGAATGCTCTATATCATTTAAGAGATGGACAATTTCCTTAATCTACTAATTGCTGCAAAATATGGTGAAAGAATCATATGTATCTCTAGTTGATTAGCCGTGGTCTATATATGTAGAGTGGGAGtgttcacggtttggttaaaaaTCGATCCAAATCGAAAATTGAACCAAATCGGTTAAATAAACCGATATTTACTTGGGTTGGGTTTGGTTTGATTTGTAATTTTTAAAAACCGggaatatttggtttggttttggttttactaaaagcAAACGGAACCGAACCGACAAATTTTATGCATaatatttataattatatatatacaatatattaatttttataaatacttttaaatattttgtatactttttaagcaaaattttatttatctctaataggATAATGAACTTTATACATTTTTAAAAAGAGATCCATGAATTGAAAgtcatttattcaaagaaacaactatgagatttacctagatttattttttgtatttcttataaactttattcacttaattaaaaCTTATAAATCCTAAGACATTTTTTCCATAATCCAAGGAAACTATAGCTACCACAATAAAAGGATAATAATGAATTAATTACAAGTGGGAAAAGGATAGAAAATTCTCTCCTAATTGTAGGGAAAAACATGAAGGAGCGAAATACCGTTAGTTTTCTTAAAAATCGAAACAGCGATCCAAACCGACTACAATCGAACCGATGGATATTTATTATATttgttttggtttggttttaataattttaaaaaccgactagATTGGTTTAGTTTACATTTTAACCCAAAACCGACCCATAAACACCCCTAGTACTGTAGAGTATACTCAAAGGTACTTTATATTGGTATATGCATCTAAATATTACACCCATCATTCGAGGTAAGCTATTTCTTTCAATATCCTTATATTGGATTCTAAACGACCCTTAAAGTTGCCCAGCCCAATAACTTGAGCTTGTCACCCAAGTAGGGGCATCAATTTGGTGGAATGTTGGGCTAATGTCTGGCCTGACTTGTCCAATCACAGAGATGGGTCATGTGACCAATCGAAAGAATGGGCTGCTTGATCTCTAAATTGGGTCGGACCCCATGAGGCTTATGAACGAACAACATCTGTGGGCTGCTCCAAATGAAACCGCTCTTTTAATTTTCTTGCTTTAAATAAGAGACAACCATTAAAGCTTATAAACAAACTTATTTTCCCTTTTTATTAATCTTTATGTTTATTGCTAGCTAGTCAAGAGTGGCTCGACTATAAGGCCAATAAAGCAAtggcaaaggctcaaatatgccccctACCTTTGCGAAATTGTACACATATGCCCGTCATTAAAAGGTTGGCTCGAGTACGCCCCCAACGTTTTTTATGCGCCATATCTGCCCTATGCTAACGGTGCCCACAAAAACTCGGATTTCTCTCTTTTTATGACCCGTACCGGCGCCCGAACCCAACAAATTTAATTCCCCCCCAACCCCCCGTTATTATTTCTCTCATTTCACTCTCTCTCTTCACCTCTTCTTCAATGGagtttttttccaaaaaattagGGTTGTAAATTCCTCTTAGATTGAATGATATTTTAACTAGTTTAGCTCTATTGTTTGATTTTGCTCATTATTGCTCATGCAATGTCTCAAAATTCGAGCTCGTCAACTAGCCATGGTCTGGTTTATGGTTGTGGAGTTGCTGCACTCTATTTGACTTCGTGGACTCCAAATAATCCCGGGAGACGCTTTTATCAGGTGCCATAATCCCGATGTAAGCTAGCTCTTTTCTTTTTCATGGtgtggcaagccgtccttcgGATGTTGAAGCTCAGTCCTACTATGTATGAAACATATTGTGCTTGCAGTCTAGCTGTCTTGCTTGCTATTTCCCCGCCTCTATCACACCCATGGTAATTTGTTTTGTGCTTgattttgatttctttttttgcCGTTAATTTTCTGTTTGGTGAAGGCATTATCTTGTGGATACCAGGTATGGGAAGACCAAAAATTTTCAGCAAGAGCTATCCAAGTGATCAACAAATTGAAATGTGAAAAGGATGCTCTCATTAGTGAAAACAATATTTTGAGGAGTGAAAATGATGCGCTTATTAACGAAAACAAGTTTTTGAAGGATAAAGTTGAGTTTCTTCAACTTGAAGCTTTGAAGGAAATTGTCAATGAACTTGAGGCGAACTCTTCaacaattcataatcatgattTTAAGgaaattgttgatgaacttgaggCCAATTCTTCAACTATTGATAATGTGACTTTTAAGGACGTTGTGCATGAGCTTGAGGCTTCTTAGATTTTAAAGAAGTGGTGGATGTGGTTGATGCTTCTTGTATTGGTGGAAGTGTTTGGAATTTGTCAGTAAAAGTTTATCTTGTATAATTGTGTTCCTTTATTTGGTTTGTGTTTAGTTACATGTTATGAGGGAAGATTTGAAAAATTGATCTAATGTAAGGGTTGGAACATTTGGTTTGTGGCTTTAGTAGTTCTGCTATTTAGATGCAATGCGATGTAATGGTTTCGTTGCTAGTGCTTTGATGTTAGCTAATGTTTTCGTTACAAGTGTTTTTGATGTTAGGTAATGTTATGTAATGGTTTCGTTGCAACTCTTTTGACGTTTGGAATGCAATGAAAGTTTGATCCCTATTGTTTTTGTGTCTTCATGTTCTTGTTCCTTTATGGTTTTGTTGCAAATTCTTATTGTAATTAGGATCTTTACTTCATATCAATGTCTAAAACACTTGCATCTATACTTCATCTTTCAAATTTTGTTGCTAACATTTTAAGCGGAAAGAGATTACATAAATAAAACGATTATTTAAATAGAAATACGGAGACCTAATCCTCTATTTCTATGATTTCTGTCTCAACATTAACAAAGAAGGTTATGCGCTCTTCAACTTCGCAAGCTTGAAAACGTAACACCATTCCTATTGTCAAGTCGTTAGCGTCGAGAAATTTTTTCCAACCTTTACATAAGCGCTTGTATCTGCAACCTTGTACTTCATGTAGTGCGGCACCACCGTCGTAAAGCACGACTGCTTCGTGGTTGTATCTTGGTAGAAATTGGAAAACATCAGGAGGAAAGATGAAATCATCATTTTCGACGTACGATTTAGTTAATTTTTTGTCAAACGTCACTAGAATGTCGGTCATCTTTGTTGGAGATAGGACTGCCTAGAATGGGAGACAAGATGGATTCTGTGGGGTGTTTTAACAAATCTGAGCAAGGGCCACTAATTTATAGTGCATTGTGAGTTATTATCTTCACCAAATAAATGAGTAATTGCCAACATCtaaaccctcccccccccccccccccaactaacTATTTAATGGTTTGACCACATAAATGTCCCTATCTACACGGTCAAATACTTGAAACTGACAATGTTGAAACCAACATACATTCATAAAGGTTGAAACTACCAAGATGATAACACGTCTAAAACTGCTACTGAAattcatattcacattcataatcacattcacattcatatgtCAACAGTAACAGTCAACTGAAATTCATATTCACATTCACATTCAACCTGAAATTCATTATCACATTTACATGTCAACAGTCGACATGTCAAATGTGACAATGAATTCACAAAAAAACAATCTGCCCTACATATCCATCATCTACAAATTCTAAGTTAAACTAAGATAGGCTAAGATAAGCTAAGATAAGCTTAAAGGTTGTCCATCAACCATCATTAAACATTTGTCCAAAAAGGTAACCAAAAAGTTGCAACACATGTTATACTCCAGAATCTGCTACAACAGCTTCATTCCCTTTTGATTCAATCTTCTTCCTCTTTCTTCTTGCTTGAGTTTCAAGCTGCCTGGGTGTAAGTGCTGCATTGTCTCCCCAAGTTGTTTTAGTTGGTGAATAAGGAAAGTCTGTGGGCATTGACACTCCATCAGCACCTTGAGTAACCTGCATTCTTCTTGTACCAGTTGGTGGCCTCACTTGCAGCTTTCTTGCCTTCAGTCTTGCCTGTGACTCAGAGATAATTAAGGGCCTCAGCAATGGATCTTCCTCATGGCCAATATCTGGACCATAGCCTTATAATTGTTGTGTGGTGGCTTGAGAAGAATCTTGTGTCATATCTTCAGTTgcagctgtcacaccccatttttaaccgggattaaagtagaagtacgacatattggagattcctgtttttgttgtttttaaggagtcgccacctaattatttacggtgaattaggacacctaaagtttattaaagttattttctaaagttagctctgtttaaggtctgcgaaacttaagattctaggtaagggttcaattagtctaaagggaaggtattagacatcctttaagacccattaacaatggttaaccgaccggactaaaatttaattaggctaagtgtaaatatggtattatagaaaaaaagaaagtagctttgtaagtatgactaaagttatagatagacatgtaagaatactgtttaaaataaaaacttgtagaaaataataatttgtataaaagagtacttttaatgctatttcgAAATACGACctataaatattgttaagactttaaacgaaagtataatagtgttgtttaaaataatacttgtaggaaaacatagtaattcgcgtaaaagaagattctaaatgttaaatgagacttaaagatattgctaaggccttaaatgaaaaatatagtaatgttattaaaaaaaaagatttgtaaAAAATAGGATGATTTGCCTATGAATAGTAGTCTTTTAAAGGATAATGTGACAAATGTGATCTTTAAGTAAGaatgatattatatgaatatgatggtatgAAAATGCCTGAacttatgttcttaaatatgatgaaaaggccatgagtttctttctatttttattactctttatttAACTAATttcggctaaaaatatgtataattgagtAAATCTTGAAAATGCTTGTAACATACAATTGGATTCATATTTTGTGTGTTAGTAATATTTTGAAATTCCTAAGGTGGTAATAATGAGAAATGATTCTTTTAACCCAAATGATGTAGTCATGTTATCTTGAAAAATCATTTACTCAAATACATGCTAtcgatactataaatagttttaaaaaaaatagaagtgaatgtaatttatggaattaactacccattactaaactacaccccttaatgtcactaaggttcattctagctaagGAAAGATAAAATAGGAAAAAGTGTTAGTCATGTAATTACAAAGTAAAtgcacaaagaaaataaaataaagaaatcaaatgatttaaatgggctcagcccattttaggattGCTGTTGTTCGCTGCCACTGCTATGGGCCTCGGCCTAGCGAGATTGTTAAGCAGATCGCTGCGGATGGACTGATGGACTGACTTGAGAGAAATTATGTTGGGCTTTCGGCCCAACGCCAAGTGCGGAAGAagatgagtccgagggactcgtatgcgatagtcatgcataaaaacaaaggaaaaggattaggaaATGAACAGATTAAATAAGGAAAATAAATAGACGAAGGTGAATTCTTAGAAAAAAAGAAGCATGATCAGCAGAGTTCATAGTTGCAGGATTGTCTGAAAAGAAAAatcatcaaaacaacaacaaagaaaGGGCAGCTAACTACTTGAAAATAACCCAAGTCCAAGGTTCCATTCTTTGAATAAAGAGGCTGAAATTCAATTGTTTTTAAAGTTTTGATGCTAAAACAATACGAGAAACTAAAGGCAGACATTTTAGCTTCTTTGGACGATG
Above is a genomic segment from Lycium barbarum isolate Lr01 chromosome 12, ASM1917538v2, whole genome shotgun sequence containing:
- the LOC132622781 gene encoding phospholipase A1-IIgamma-like, whose amino-acid sequence is MASMAEKWEELSGKNNWEGLLNPLDLDLRKYIIQYGELAQATYDTFITETKSKNAGASRYSMENLFTKGGLDPLKYRVTKFFYATASIPLPGGILVRSLSREAWSKESNFMGYIAVATDEGKVALGRRDIVINWRGTIQNLEWVNDLQFLLIPGPKVFGDEGLLQPLVHHGFYNIYTTSSTRSQFNQTSARDQVIEEVKRLVEEYKHEEVSITVTGHSLGASLATLNAVDIAYNGINKSSNGKEFLVTAFPFASPKVGDLNFQKAFSKLKSLCVLRIHNLLDIVPKYPPIGYFDVGEELLIDTTKSPYVKPPGEPVSWHLLEPYLHGVAGTQGLGPLASFKLEVNRDISLVNKQWNILKDEYCIPGLWWVEKNKGMVQQEDGSWLLLDRNEYDF